A stretch of the Streptomyces ortus genome encodes the following:
- a CDS encoding LLM class flavin-dependent oxidoreductase, whose translation MAHQQDHRTRFSVLDRSRTREGHGAPEALRDTVRLARELEGLGYHRIWVSEHHGVPGVAGSAPTVLAAAVAAATDSIRVGTGGVMLPNHQPLVVAEQFGVLESLFPGRIDMGLGRSVGFTDGVRRALGRDKDVADDFARQLDELLGWFRGTSPTGVRARPAEGLTVPPFVLAMGEGATIAARAGLPMVIGDLRNREKMRRGIDHYRETFRPSVWASEPYVVISGTVAVARTPEEARRLLLPEAWSMAYSRTHGTFPPLPSAERVESLTPTMTEKERGFYEAGLAGQLAGTEEQVAHELATMIKETSADEVLVTTSTYDREGLVDSFRRLARVAGLGPG comes from the coding sequence ATGGCACACCAGCAGGATCACCGGACGCGCTTCTCCGTCCTGGACCGCTCGCGCACCCGGGAGGGCCACGGCGCCCCCGAGGCGCTGCGCGACACCGTGCGGCTGGCGCGGGAGCTGGAAGGGCTCGGCTACCACCGGATCTGGGTCTCGGAACATCACGGCGTGCCGGGGGTGGCAGGGTCCGCGCCGACGGTCCTGGCCGCCGCGGTCGCCGCCGCCACCGACTCGATCCGGGTGGGCACGGGCGGGGTCATGCTGCCCAACCACCAGCCCCTGGTGGTGGCGGAACAGTTCGGCGTCCTGGAGTCCCTGTTCCCCGGCCGCATCGACATGGGACTCGGCCGTTCCGTGGGGTTCACGGACGGCGTGCGCAGGGCCCTGGGCCGGGACAAGGACGTGGCGGACGACTTCGCCCGGCAGCTCGACGAGCTGCTGGGCTGGTTCCGCGGCACGTCCCCGACCGGGGTGCGCGCACGCCCGGCCGAGGGCCTGACCGTGCCGCCGTTCGTGCTGGCCATGGGCGAGGGCGCGACGATCGCCGCCCGGGCCGGGCTGCCCATGGTGATCGGCGACCTCAGGAACCGCGAGAAGATGCGCCGGGGCATCGACCACTACCGCGAGACGTTCCGGCCCTCCGTGTGGGCGTCGGAGCCGTACGTCGTCATCTCCGGCACGGTCGCGGTCGCCCGGACCCCGGAGGAGGCGCGGCGCCTGCTGCTGCCGGAGGCCTGGTCGATGGCGTACTCGCGCACCCACGGTACGTTCCCGCCGCTGCCGTCCGCCGAACGGGTCGAGTCGCTGACGCCGACGATGACGGAGAAGGAGCGGGGCTTCTACGAGGCCGGTCTCGCCGGTCAGCTCGCCGGCACCGAGGAGCAGGTCGCCCATGAGCTGGCGACGATGATCAAGGAGACCTCGGCGGACGAGGTGCTGGTCACGACCAGTACGTACGACCGGGAGGGGCTGGTGGACTCGTTCCGGCGGCTGGCGCGGGTTGCGGGGCTCGGGCCCGGGTGA
- a CDS encoding Gfo/Idh/MocA family protein translates to MRIGIMGLGRIGAFHAETLAGLEAVDSLVVTDPVAAAASSAAERFGATAVDSPDAVFAAGVDGVVIAAATDAHPELLLAAVKAGIPVFCEKPVARGVEESLEVLRAVEAGGVEVHIGYNRRFDAGCVAARRAVVSGELGALHTVRSTTLDPAPPPAAYVAVSGGIFRDCGVHDFDIVRWVTGREVVEVYATGGNRGADFIAAAGDVDTASALLTFDDGTIGVISNSRHNARGYDVRLEVHGMLDSIAVGLEDKLPLRSVEPGATFPAGPPHHFFMDRFAAAYRAELTAFTEVVAGSRPSPCTVADALEASWIAEACTLSLREHRPVRVEEVRTV, encoded by the coding sequence GACTCGAAGCGGTCGACTCGCTCGTCGTCACCGACCCGGTCGCCGCGGCGGCCTCCTCGGCGGCGGAGCGGTTCGGGGCGACGGCCGTGGACTCCCCCGACGCGGTGTTCGCCGCCGGAGTCGACGGAGTCGTGATCGCCGCCGCGACCGACGCCCACCCCGAACTCCTCCTCGCCGCCGTCAAGGCCGGCATCCCGGTCTTCTGCGAGAAGCCGGTGGCCCGCGGCGTCGAGGAGAGCCTCGAAGTGCTGCGCGCGGTGGAGGCCGGCGGGGTCGAGGTGCACATCGGCTACAACCGGCGCTTCGACGCGGGCTGTGTCGCCGCGCGCCGGGCCGTGGTGAGCGGCGAACTCGGCGCGCTGCACACCGTGCGGTCCACCACCCTGGACCCCGCGCCGCCGCCCGCCGCGTACGTGGCCGTCTCCGGCGGCATCTTCCGCGACTGCGGCGTGCACGACTTCGACATCGTGCGCTGGGTCACCGGCCGCGAGGTCGTCGAGGTGTACGCGACCGGCGGCAACCGGGGCGCTGACTTCATCGCGGCGGCGGGCGACGTCGACACCGCCTCGGCGCTGCTCACCTTCGACGACGGCACGATCGGCGTCATCTCCAACTCCCGTCACAACGCCCGGGGTTACGACGTCCGCCTGGAGGTGCACGGTATGCTGGACAGCATCGCCGTGGGTCTTGAGGACAAGCTGCCGCTGCGGTCGGTCGAGCCGGGAGCCACCTTCCCCGCCGGTCCCCCGCACCACTTCTTCATGGACCGCTTCGCCGCCGCCTACCGCGCCGAACTGACCGCGTTCACCGAGGTCGTGGCGGGCTCCCGGCCCTCCCCGTGCACCGTGGCCGACGCCCTCGAAGCGAGCTGGATCGCCGAGGCCTGCACGCTGTCGCTGCGCGAGCACCGGCCCGTACGAGTGGAAGAGGTGCGCACGGTATGA
- a CDS encoding Gfo/Idh/MocA family protein yields MTEEPLRIGVLGAARIAELSIAGPARVTGHRLVAVAARDRSRAEAFAAEHDVERVLDSYADVVDDPAVEVVYNPLANGLHAPWNLAALAAGKHVLTEKPSASNAEEAVEVRDAVVKAGKVFMEGFHYLFHPVTRRLHELLESGELGELRHVETTMVMPAPPDTDPRWSLPLAGGALMDLGCYSLHAQRMLAPWAGGTPRLVGARGGERGGAGAPADGVLGRAGAPAVDEWLDADLEFPGGATGSARCHMAHDGWEMSCRIVGSHGEATAVNFVQPHLDDRVRVRTASGEHVEMLGRRSSYTYQLEAFAAHLRRGAPLRLDADDALATMRLIDDCYRSAGLPLRPRTVLPAPA; encoded by the coding sequence ATGACGGAGGAACCCCTGCGGATCGGTGTGCTGGGCGCGGCCCGCATCGCCGAGCTGTCGATCGCCGGACCGGCCCGGGTGACCGGCCACCGCCTCGTGGCGGTGGCCGCCCGCGACCGGTCCCGCGCCGAGGCCTTCGCCGCCGAGCACGACGTCGAACGGGTCCTGGACTCGTACGCCGACGTCGTCGACGACCCGGCGGTCGAAGTCGTCTACAACCCTCTCGCCAACGGTCTGCACGCGCCCTGGAACCTCGCGGCGCTCGCCGCGGGCAAGCATGTGCTCACGGAGAAGCCCTCCGCGAGCAACGCCGAGGAGGCCGTCGAGGTCCGGGACGCCGTCGTGAAGGCGGGCAAGGTCTTCATGGAGGGCTTCCACTATCTCTTCCACCCGGTCACCCGGCGCCTGCACGAGCTGCTGGAGAGCGGGGAGCTGGGCGAACTGCGGCACGTGGAGACCACGATGGTCATGCCCGCGCCGCCGGACACCGACCCGCGCTGGTCGCTGCCGCTGGCGGGCGGCGCCCTGATGGACCTGGGCTGCTACAGCCTGCACGCCCAGCGGATGCTCGCACCCTGGGCGGGCGGCACCCCCCGGCTCGTCGGGGCACGCGGCGGCGAGCGAGGCGGGGCGGGGGCACCCGCGGACGGAGTCCTGGGGAGGGCGGGCGCGCCCGCGGTCGACGAATGGCTGGACGCCGACCTGGAGTTCCCGGGCGGCGCCACCGGCAGTGCCCGCTGCCACATGGCGCACGACGGCTGGGAGATGAGCTGCCGGATCGTGGGTTCGCACGGTGAGGCCACGGCGGTGAACTTCGTCCAGCCGCACCTCGACGACCGGGTCCGGGTCCGCACGGCCTCGGGCGAGCACGTGGAGATGCTCGGCCGCCGGTCCTCTTACACCTATCAGCTCGAAGCCTTCGCGGCGCATCTGCGCAGGGGCGCGCCGCTGCGCCTGGACGCCGACGACGCGCTCGCCACGATGCGCCTCATCGACGACTGCTACCGGAGTGCCGGCCTCCCGCTCAGGCCGCGGACGGTCCTGCCGGCCCCGGCCTGA
- a CDS encoding sugar phosphate isomerase/epimerase family protein, whose amino-acid sequence MDTRIPRIAGAPISWGVCEVPDWGYQLTPERVLKEMREVGLAATEFGPEGFLPGEPTAMAQVLAHHDLQAVGGFTPLLLHVPGHDPLPEVDTLLESYAASGADVLVLSAVTGQDGYDSRPQLDADGWKLLLSNLDRLTALAAERGVQAVLHPHVGTMVENGEEVQRVLEHSAISLCLDTGHLLIGGTDPAELTRQAPERIAHTHMKDVDAALAAKVRSGRLSYTDAVRDGMYRPLGAGDVDVRAIVSHLGARGYDGWYVLEQDTILTDEPVGKGPVDDVWSSAEFLRSVLRDAPR is encoded by the coding sequence ATGGACACTCGAATCCCCCGGATCGCCGGTGCGCCCATCTCGTGGGGTGTGTGCGAAGTCCCCGACTGGGGCTACCAGTTGACACCCGAGCGCGTGCTCAAGGAGATGCGCGAGGTCGGTCTGGCCGCCACCGAGTTCGGACCCGAGGGCTTTCTGCCCGGCGAGCCGACGGCGATGGCGCAGGTCCTGGCCCACCACGACCTGCAGGCGGTCGGCGGCTTCACCCCGCTGCTGCTGCACGTACCCGGGCACGATCCGCTGCCCGAGGTCGACACGCTCCTGGAGAGCTATGCCGCGTCCGGGGCCGACGTCCTCGTCCTGTCGGCCGTCACGGGACAGGACGGGTACGACTCCAGGCCCCAGCTGGACGCCGACGGCTGGAAGCTGCTGCTGTCCAACCTGGACCGGCTGACCGCGCTGGCCGCCGAACGGGGCGTACAGGCGGTACTGCACCCGCACGTCGGCACGATGGTCGAGAACGGCGAGGAGGTCCAGCGGGTGCTGGAGCACTCCGCGATCTCGCTCTGCCTCGACACCGGCCACCTGCTCATCGGCGGTACGGACCCCGCCGAGCTGACCCGGCAGGCCCCCGAGCGGATCGCCCACACCCATATGAAGGACGTGGACGCCGCCCTCGCCGCCAAGGTCCGGTCGGGCCGCCTCAGCTACACGGACGCCGTCCGGGACGGCATGTACCGGCCACTGGGCGCCGGTGACGTGGACGTCCGGGCCATCGTGAGCCACCTCGGGGCCCGCGGCTACGACGGCTGGTACGTCCTGGAGCAGGACACCATCCTCACCGACGAGCCCGTCGGCAAGGGGCCCGTGGACGACGTGTGGAGCAGCGCGGAGTTCCTGCGTTCGGTGCTGCGCGACGCACCCCGCTGA